From the genome of Labedella gwakjiensis:
GCGACCGGCGAGCTCGACGTCACACCGAACGAGATCGCCGTCGCCGCCGGCTGATCCACCGAATGACTGAGGGGCGCGGAGCCATCGGCTCCGCGCCCCTCGCGTGTTCGGGATCACCGGCGACCTAGGCTGGATGGATGTCCCTCGGCCGTTCCTTCAGCGTGCTCTGGAGTGCGAATGCTGCATCCAACCTCGCCGACGGGCTGGCCTTCGTCTCGATTCCACTGCTCGCGACCTCGCTCACCGACGATCCACGTTGGGTCGCCGGCCTGTCGACGCTGTACGCGCTCGTCCGGCTGCTCGTCGCGCTGCCCATCGGGGTGTGGGTCGATCGAGTCGACCGTCGGACCATCCTCGTCGTCGCGAACGTCCTGCGGGGCGTGGCCGTCCTCGCCCTGGCGATCTGCGTGCAGGCCGGCGTCGGCGGGCTGATCCTCCTCTACGTCGCGTACGCGATCGTCGGAACCCTGGAGAGCGCCGCGGACAACGCCGCGTCGTCCCTCGTGCCGAGCGTCGTCCCGAAGGAACGGCTCGACAGCGCGAACGGTCGGATCTCGGCGGCGCAGCTCGTCGCCGATGAGTTCGCGGGTCCGCCGCTCGGCGGGTTCCTCTTCGCGCTCGCCGCGGCCGCGCCGATCTTCGCCATGGGAGGGCTGTGGGCCGTCGCCGGCCTCGTTGCGCTCGCACTCCCCGTGCGCTCGACGACGGTCATGCCGGCATCGACCGTTCGGCCGTCGATGTGGAGCGAGGCCGCGGCGGGTGCCGCGTGGCTCGCCCGGCATCGGGTCGTCGGAGGACTGGCTCTGATCGGGGCCCTCGCGAGCGTCGGCTACATGCTGCCGTTCTCGATCTTCGTCATCTTCGTCGGCGAGCGGCTGGGCCTCGACGGTGTGGGTTATGGCGTGATCCTCGCCCTCTCATCGATCGGGGGCCTCGTCGGATCCTTCACGGCGGCGCTGATCCGTTCGGCAATCGGCTACCGCTGGACGATCGTCGCAAGCCTGCTCACGGGTGCGGCGTCGCTCGTCGCTCTCGCCGCGACGGACGACGCGATCATCGCTGCCATCCTTCTAGCCGTCTACATCCTCCACGCGGTGGTGTGGGGGATCTGCTCGACGTCGCTCCGCCAGCGGCTCGTTCCCGACTCGTTCCGAGGCCGAGTGAACGCCGCAGCGCGCGTGCTCGGGCTGCTCGGTCTTGCCCTGGGGTCGCTCCTCGGCGGGCTGCTCGCGGTGGTGGACATCGCGGTCCCCGTGCGGGCGGGAGGCATCGTCTTCGTGGCCTGCGCCGCGATCGCGTTCGTGCTCTTCCGGCCCGGGGGGCTGCACGACTGTCGAAACGGCGGCGCCTCCAGCTGACTACCCACCCGGCCCGGCTCGAACGGAACTGCCTCCCTCTCCGAACGGCAGCAGCCATGGGGTGAGATGAGGCCTCGGGCGGGTCGACACGAGGGGCTGAAGCCCCGACACGCGCCCGGCCTCAGCGGTGGAGCGCCGGTTCGCGGACGACGAGCCGAGGGGCCACGAGCACGTGCTCGGCGGGTGTCGTCGAATCGAGCGGCGCGACCATCGTGCCCGTCTCGCCCATGAGGAGGTCGAGCGCGCCGGCGGCGACGAGTTCGGGGGACTGCTCGACACTCGGAAGGCCGAGAGCCTCGGCGACGGGCGTGTTGTCGAAGCCGATGACGGTCAGGTCGCGACGACCCGCATCGGCGGCGGCCAGGTGTGCGCCGACGGCGAGCGAGTCGCTGACGCACACGAGGGCGTCCAGCTGCTCACCCAGCCCGTCCTGGCCGAACGCGGCGGTCATGAGCTGCCGTGCGGCGACGACCTCGTCAGCGACCTCGAAGGTGGGGCCTACCGAGCCGGCCGCGGCCATGGCCTGCTGCCACCCGCGGCGGCGGTCATCGCCGGTGCCCTGATCGGACGGCCAGCCGAACCATCCCACCCTCGGACCGGCGTTCTCGATCGCCCAGGCGGTGGCGGCCGCGGTTCCGGTGGCGCCGTCGACGTCGACCCAGCTGTGCGCGGACGCGAAGACGTCGTCGCCGCCCCAGGGCCGACCGAAGGAGACGAACGGCAGGTTGCGCTGGGTGAGCCAGCCGGTTCGGGGGTCGCCGAAGAAGGTGCCCGTGACGACCGCCGCATCGATCTCGCCGCCGTCGATGAGCGCCCCGAGCCGCTCCATCTCCTCCTCGGGCGACCGCGCGCTGTAGACGCAGACGCGCATGCCCCGTTCGCTCGCGCGCTCGGTGAGGGCATGGACGAAACGATCGAGGAGCACCCCCGAGATGCCGCCGCTGTAGGGGTCGAGATGCACGCCGATGGCGGAACTGCGGCGCGTGCGCAACTGACGGGCGGCGGCTGACGGCCGGTACTTCAGCTCGTCGATCGCCTGCTCCACGCGTTTGCGGGTGGCCTCCCGCACGATGCCGGGGGAGTTGAGCACGTTCGAGACGGTCTGGCGGGAGACGCCAGCCGCCCGCGCGACATCCTCGACCGTCGGCAGCTTCGACACGGCTCTCCCCACCCTCTTCGACCTGAACGTTCAAATCGTGTGGCTTCACCGTATCGTCCCGCGGCTTGACAGCGGAATTTCCGAACTGTAGCTTTTCGAGCAGCAGCAATTTGAACGATCAAGTTCTGGTCGCAGGGGCACGACCGGCTGCCAACTTTCATCAAAGGAGAGAAAGATGACACGGCACAAATCACGCGCGATGGTCGGCGCCGGTGCGCTGGCGGTCGCCAGCGCGCTCGTTCTGAGCGGATGTGGTGGTTCGGGATTCGACGACTCCGAGGGTGGTGCGACCGAGGGGCTCACGAGCTCGGACGACAGTCTCACGATCCTCATCGCCGCGAGCGGCGACGCCGAGGCCACCGCCGTCGAGGAGACGGTCGCCGCCTGGTCTGAGGAGTCCGGCGTCGAAGCCAGCGTCGAGGTCGCCAGTGACCTCAACCAGCAGCTCGCGCAGGGATTCGCGGCCGGATCGCCGCCCGACCTGTTCTACCTGTCCTCGGATGCGATCGCCGGCTACGCCGACAACGGATCGCTGAAGGCCTACGGCGACGAGTTGTCCAACAAGGACGACTTCTACCCGGCGCTCGTCGAGAACTTCACCTACGACGACGAGTTCTACTGTGCGCCGAAGGACTTCTCCACGCTCGGCCTCGTGATCAACACCGACCTGTGGGAGGCCGCCGGCCTCACCGATGCCGACATCCCCACGACATGGGACGAGCTCGCAGACGTCAGCACGACACTCACCACCGACGGCCAGGTGGGTCTGGCATTCGGAGCCGAGTACCAGCGCGTCGGCGCCTTCATGGCGCAGGCCGGCGGAGCCCTCGTCGACGGCGACACCGTGGTGGCCGACAGTGCGGAGAACGTCGAAGCCCTCGAGTACGTGAAGGAGAACCTGTCCGCCGGCAACTTCGCCTACGCCGCCGATATCGGCGCCGGCTGGGGCGGAGAGGCCTTCGGCAAGGGACTCGCGGCGATGGTCATCGAGGGCAACTGGATCGGTGGAGCGATGACGGCAGACTTCCCCGACGTGAACTACCAGGTCGCCGAACTCCCCGCCGGTCCGTCCGGGCAGGGCACGCTGCAGTACACCAACTGCTGGGGCATGGCCGCGGACAGCCCCAACCAGGAGGCCTCTCTCGATCTCGTCGAGTACCTGACCGCCGCCGACCAGCAGCTCGCCTTCTCCGAGGCGTTCGGACCCATGCCGTCGGTGCAGTCCGCCGCGGATGCGTGGACCGAGGCCAACCCGGAGGACGCCGCGTTCCTCAGCGGAGCGGACTACGCCCAGTTCCTGCCGACCCAGGCCGGCACGGCTGACGTGGTCGCCGACTTCAACGCACAGCTCGAGGCGCTGAAGACCGGTGACCCGGAGACGATCCTCCAGTCGGTGCAGTCGAACCTCGAGGCCACGGTCGGCTGACCATGCCGAACACGGTCACCACTCCCCGCGCCGGATCCCGTAAGTCTTCAGGGATCCGGCGCGGGGAGACCGCCGCCGGCTGGCTGTTCACCGCCCCGGTCATCCTGATCCTGGGACTGTTCCTCTTCGTCCCCGTATTGATGGCGATCTGGGTCAGCGTCTCCGACTGGCAGGGTCGGGGGAGCCCCCTTTCGGGCGAGGTCGGTTTCGTCGGCCTCGACAACTACGCGGCGGTCACCTCAGGCGGCGGGCTCGCCGAGCGCAACTTCGGCCTCTCCCTCCGCAACAACGCCTGGTACGTCGCGCTCGTCGTGCCGCTGCAGACGGCTCTGTCGCTGTTCCTCGCCGTCCTCGTCAATCGGGCGATCCTGCGCGGGCGAGGCTTCTTCCGCACGGCCTTCTACTTCCCTTCGGTGACGAGCTCGGTCGCGATCACGATCCTGTGGCTGTTCCTCTTCTCCACGACGGGTGTCGTCAACTCCTTCCTCGGCTGGTTCGGCATCAGCGGACCCAACTGGTTCAACGATCCCAGTCAGATCTTCCACAACGCTCTCGCGACGATCGGTATCACGGGGGCGCCCGAGGCGCTCACCGGCGGCGGACCGCTGGGAGTGTCGTGGTACGAGTGGCTCGGCGGACCCTCCGTGGCGATGTTCGCGTTCATGCTCATGGCCATCTTCACCACGAGTGGCACGTTCATGCTGCTCTTCATCGCCGCGCTTCAGAACGTGGGCGCCGAGCTCGGCGAGGCCGGCGTCATGGACGGCGCGAGCGGGTGGCAGCGCTTCTGGCACATCACCCTGCCGCAGCTGCGACCGACGCTCTTCACCGTCCTCACGCTCGGACTGATCGGCTGCTGGCAGGTCTTCGAGCAGATCTACACCGGAACGCAGGGCGGGCCGGCCAAGACGACGCTGACCCCCGCCTACC
Proteins encoded in this window:
- a CDS encoding sugar ABC transporter substrate-binding protein → MTRHKSRAMVGAGALAVASALVLSGCGGSGFDDSEGGATEGLTSSDDSLTILIAASGDAEATAVEETVAAWSEESGVEASVEVASDLNQQLAQGFAAGSPPDLFYLSSDAIAGYADNGSLKAYGDELSNKDDFYPALVENFTYDDEFYCAPKDFSTLGLVINTDLWEAAGLTDADIPTTWDELADVSTTLTTDGQVGLAFGAEYQRVGAFMAQAGGALVDGDTVVADSAENVEALEYVKENLSAGNFAYAADIGAGWGGEAFGKGLAAMVIEGNWIGGAMTADFPDVNYQVAELPAGPSGQGTLQYTNCWGMAADSPNQEASLDLVEYLTAADQQLAFSEAFGPMPSVQSAADAWTEANPEDAAFLSGADYAQFLPTQAGTADVVADFNAQLEALKTGDPETILQSVQSNLEATVG
- a CDS encoding LacI family DNA-binding transcriptional regulator produces the protein MSKLPTVEDVARAAGVSRQTVSNVLNSPGIVREATRKRVEQAIDELKYRPSAAARQLRTRRSSAIGVHLDPYSGGISGVLLDRFVHALTERASERGMRVCVYSARSPEEEMERLGALIDGGEIDAAVVTGTFFGDPRTGWLTQRNLPFVSFGRPWGGDDVFASAHSWVDVDGATGTAAATAWAIENAGPRVGWFGWPSDQGTGDDRRRGWQQAMAAAGSVGPTFEVADEVVAARQLMTAAFGQDGLGEQLDALVCVSDSLAVGAHLAAADAGRRDLTVIGFDNTPVAEALGLPSVEQSPELVAAGALDLLMGETGTMVAPLDSTTPAEHVLVAPRLVVREPALHR
- a CDS encoding carbohydrate ABC transporter permease, whose translation is MPNTVTTPRAGSRKSSGIRRGETAAGWLFTAPVILILGLFLFVPVLMAIWVSVSDWQGRGSPLSGEVGFVGLDNYAAVTSGGGLAERNFGLSLRNNAWYVALVVPLQTALSLFLAVLVNRAILRGRGFFRTAFYFPSVTSSVAITILWLFLFSTTGVVNSFLGWFGISGPNWFNDPSQIFHNALATIGITGAPEALTGGGPLGVSWYEWLGGPSVAMFAFMLMAIFTTSGTFMLLFIAALQNVGAELGEAGVMDGASGWQRFWHITLPQLRPTLFTVLTLGLIGCWQVFEQIYTGTQGGPAKTTLTPAYLSYQSAFVGQEWGEGSAIAFILFLIIIAFTVLQRWVLRERPVSKRRARQYEIRETAR
- a CDS encoding MFS transporter, which produces MSLGRSFSVLWSANAASNLADGLAFVSIPLLATSLTDDPRWVAGLSTLYALVRLLVALPIGVWVDRVDRRTILVVANVLRGVAVLALAICVQAGVGGLILLYVAYAIVGTLESAADNAASSLVPSVVPKERLDSANGRISAAQLVADEFAGPPLGGFLFALAAAAPIFAMGGLWAVAGLVALALPVRSTTVMPASTVRPSMWSEAAAGAAWLARHRVVGGLALIGALASVGYMLPFSIFVIFVGERLGLDGVGYGVILALSSIGGLVGSFTAALIRSAIGYRWTIVASLLTGAASLVALAATDDAIIAAILLAVYILHAVVWGICSTSLRQRLVPDSFRGRVNAAARVLGLLGLALGSLLGGLLAVVDIAVPVRAGGIVFVACAAIAFVLFRPGGLHDCRNGGASS